The Stigmatella ashevillena genomic sequence GCCCGCTGACCATTTTGCTGTTGGAAGACAGTGAACTGGACGCCGAGTTGATGACCGCTCGGCTGGAGGAGGAAGGGCTGCGCTTCCAATGGGAGCGGGCAGGAGGCCGCGAGGACTTCATGCGGGCGCTGGAGCAAGGGCGCTTCGACGTGGTGTTGTCGGACTACAACGTGCCGGGGTTCGACGGCCTCAGTGCATTGGAGGCGGTTCGGAGCCGCCAGCCGGATACGCCCTTCCTCTTTGTCTCTGGGGCGCTGGGCGAAGACCTGGCCATCGAACTGCTCAAGCGAGGGGCGACGGACTACGTCCTCAAGGACCGGCTGGAGCGCCTGGCGCCGAGTGTCCGGAGGGCCTTGCGTGAAGCGGAAGGGCACCGGGCGCGCAAGCGCACCGAGGAGGCGCTGCGCAAGTCCGAGGAGCGATACCAGCTCGTCATCCGGGCGACGTTCGATGCCGTGTGGGACTGGGATCTGGAAACGGACCGGGTGGAGTGGAGCGAGGCGACGGGACAGGTATTTGGCCACGGCCTGCACGAGGCAGGGCCGGACCTGAGCTGGTGGCTCCAGTACATCCACGCCGAGGATCTTCCCCGGGTGATGGACAGCTTGCGGAATGTCCGGGACGCAGGCGCGGATCGCTGGCGGGACGAGTTCCGCTTTCAGAGAAAGGACGGCGGGTATTCCTACGTGGTGGTCCAGGGCATCATGGTCCGCACCACGGAGGGCAAGGCCGTGCGCATGGTGGGGGCCATCCAAGACATCTCGGAGTTGCGGAGGGCCGAAGAGGAGAGAGAGCGGTTGTTACGGGAAGCGCAGCAGCGGGTGGAGTTCGAGCAGCAGCTCATCGGCATCGTCAGCCATGACTTGCGGAACCCGCTCGGGTCCATTCTCGCGGGCGCATCGATGCTGGTGCAGCGAGAGACCCTCGAGCCGTGGGTGGCGAAGACGGCGGCCCGCATCCTGTCATCCGCTTCACGAGCGAACCGGATGATTCGGGACCTGCTGGACTTCACTCAGTCGCGGATGAGGAGCGGCATCCCGGTACGGCCCACGCCGCTCGACTTTCACGAACTGACGCTGCAAGTGGTGGAAGAAACGCGCGCGGTTCACGCGGAGCGCGACATCCAAGTCACCCAGTGCGGAGACGGGGCAGGACATGGGGACGCGGACCGCGTGGCCCAGTTGCTGTCCAACCTTCTGAGCAATGCGCTGAAGTACAGCCCGGCGGGCACGCCCGTGCGGGTCGAAACGCACGGAGAGGCGGAGCGGGTGGTGCTCCGAGTGCACAACGAGGGAGAGCCCATTGGTCCGGAGTTGTTGCCGCGCATCTTCGAGCCCCTTCAGAGAGGGAAGAGGAAAGCGGCCCATTCCGACCGGAGCATTGGACTGGGCCTCTACATTGTCCGGCAGCTTGTCCTGGCCCACGGAGGGCAGGTGGACGTGCGCTCGACAGGGGAGGAGGGCACCACCTTCACCGTGACGCTTCCCCGGTTGGCTCCGGGTTTCCAGGGAACGGAATGAGGTTGTGCTCAGAGCATGGGCGCGGTCATGGCAAAGTGAAGGCCTATGGCACGAGACATTGTTATCTGGCCCCACAAGGTGCTGACCTCGGCGACACAGCCCGTGAAGGACTTCGGGCCCACGCTGGAAAAGCTGCTGGCAGAGATGGCCGAGGCCATGACGGAAGCCAAGGGCATCGGCATTGCGGCCAATCAGGTGGGAGAATCGCTTCGCGTGGCACTCGTGGGGCGCGAGGATGGGACGTTCTTCGAGATCGTCAACCCCGAGCTGCTGGAACGGTCGGGGAAGGTGACCCTGGAAGAGGGCTGCCTGTCCGTGCCGGACGAGTGGGAGAAGGTGCCGCGCTTCGAGAAGGTGAAGGTGCGGTACCAGGACAAAACGGGGCAGTGGCACGAGACGGAGACGGAGGGACGCCTCGCCCACGTGTTCCAGCACGAGATCGACCACTTGAACGGCCACGTCTTCGTGGACCACCTCTCGAGCTTGAAGCGGAGCCTCATCCAGGAGCGGATGAAGAAGCTGCAGAAGTCGTTGAAGCGGAAGAAGGATTGACGGGAGATCTGGCAATCCCGGGAAGAGTGTGGCTGCTTGCCCTTCAAGCGGCCTCAGGCATACGGCGTGTCGCGGGGGTTCACTTCCGAAGGAGCCGAGGGCACCTTGGGGCCGCTGATCAGAAGTCGATCAGGAAAGATTTGACGGGAAGGTGACAGGGCGGTAGTAATCACGCCTCCTCGCTTGACGGCGGCGGCACATCGGTGTCGCGAGACCACAGGCGGGGCGGAATCAAAGGTCAACGAAGCGGGTTGACACAAGACGCGGCGGAAGGATAGAAGCCGCGCCCCCTGGGAAGAAGCCGGGGGCTGACAGAGAGAATAAGTCACCGGCGAAGTTGACGGGGCGAGCGAGAAAGAAGTAGAAGGCGCGCCCCTCCGGACGAAAGAGCGAAGCGGAAGAGCGCGGAGCGAATTCGAAAGGAAGCGGAAGAAGAAGGCCGCGAAGCCGGTTGACAGGGGAAGCGGAAACGAAGTAGAAGCCGCGCCCCACCCGAGACGAAAAGAGCGAAGCGGAGACGCGGGGCTCGAAACGAAACGGGAAGAAGCAGCGGAGAGAAGGTGGTTGACAGGAACCGCAGCTTCAAGTAGAAGCAGCAACCCCGAAGTCGAAGCAGGCAGCGGGGACGAACGAAGAAACGGTAGCACAAGCCGCAGAGCAACACAAGCGGCTCGGTCTTTGAAAACCGAATAGCAAGCCCAAAGAAATAAGACGATTGCGGAAGCTCGCAGTCAATTTCTAAGAAGGCACTCTAAGAGTCGGCGCGAGAGCGTAGACCGGAGTGCCACGAACAGCGAGCCAGGCTTTCCTTAGCCGGAAGCCAGGCCAACGCCAGTTCAACTCAACAAGAATACAATTGGAGAGTTTGATCCTGGCTCAGAACGAACGCTGGCGGCGTGCCTAACACATGCAAGTCGAGCGCGAATGGAGCAATCCTAGTAGAGCGGCGCACGGGTGCGTAACACGTGGGTAATCTGCCTGGAAGCTTGGGATAACCAGTCGAAAGATTGGCTAATACCAGATAAGCCCACGGGGACTTCGGTCCTTGAGGGAAAAGGTGGCCTCTGTATACAAGCTATCACTTCCAGATGAGCCCGCGGCCCATCAGCTAGTTGGCGGGGTAACGGCCCACCAAGGCAACGACGGGTAGCTGGTCTGAGAGGACGATCAGCCACACTGGAACTGAGACACGGTCCAGACTCCTACGGGAGGCAGCAGTGGGGAATTTTGCGCAATGGGCGAAAGCCTGACGCAGCAACGCCGCGTGTGTGATGAAGGTCTTCGGATTGTAAAGCACTTTCGACCGGGACGAAAACCCCCAACCTAACACGCTGGGGCTTGACGGTACCGGGAGAAGAAGCACCGGCTAACTCTGTGCCAGCAGCCGCGGTAATACAGAGGGTGCAAGCGTTGTTCGGAATTATTGGGCGTAAAGCGCGTGTAGGCGGCTTTGCAAGTCGGGTGTGAAAGCCCTCAGCTCAACTGAGGAAGTGCGCCCGAAACTGCAGAGCTTGAGTGCCGGAGAGGGTAGCGGAATTCCCCAAGTAGAGGTGAAATTCGTAGATATGGGGAGGAACACCGGTGGCGAAGGCGGCTACCTGGACGGTGACTGACGCTGAGACGCGAAAGCGTGGGTAGCAAACAGGATTAGATACCCTGGTAGTCCACGCCGTAAACGATGAGAACTAGGTGTCGTGGGAGTTGACCCCCGCGGTGCCGTAGCTAACGCATTAAGTTCTCCGCCTGGGAAGTACGGTCGCAAGACTAAAACTCAAAGGAATTGACGGGGGCCCGCACAAGCGGTGGAGCATGTGGTTTAATTCGACGCAACGCGCAGAACCTTACCTGGTCTTGACATCCTCGGAATCCTTCAGAGATGAGGGAGTGCCCGCAAGGGAACCGAGAGACAGGTGCTGCATGGCTGTCGTCAGCTCGTGTCGTGAGATGTTGGGTTAAGTCCCGCAACGAGCGCAACCCTCGCCTTTAGTTGCTCCGCAAGGAGATCTCTAGAGGGACTGCCGGTGTTAAACCGGAGGAAGGTGGGGATGACGTCAAGTCCTCATGGCCTTTATGACCAGGGCTACACACGTGCT encodes the following:
- a CDS encoding sensor histidine kinase, producing MLLEDSELDAELMTARLEEEGLRFQWERAGGREDFMRALEQGRFDVVLSDYNVPGFDGLSALEAVRSRQPDTPFLFVSGALGEDLAIELLKRGATDYVLKDRLERLAPSVRRALREAEGHRARKRTEEALRKSEERYQLVIRATFDAVWDWDLETDRVEWSEATGQVFGHGLHEAGPDLSWWLQYIHAEDLPRVMDSLRNVRDAGADRWRDEFRFQRKDGGYSYVVVQGIMVRTTEGKAVRMVGAIQDISELRRAEEERERLLREAQQRVEFEQQLIGIVSHDLRNPLGSILAGASMLVQRETLEPWVAKTAARILSSASRANRMIRDLLDFTQSRMRSGIPVRPTPLDFHELTLQVVEETRAVHAERDIQVTQCGDGAGHGDADRVAQLLSNLLSNALKYSPAGTPVRVETHGEAERVVLRVHNEGEPIGPELLPRIFEPLQRGKRKAAHSDRSIGLGLYIVRQLVLAHGGQVDVRSTGEEGTTFTVTLPRLAPGFQGTE
- the def gene encoding peptide deformylase, yielding MARDIVIWPHKVLTSATQPVKDFGPTLEKLLAEMAEAMTEAKGIGIAANQVGESLRVALVGREDGTFFEIVNPELLERSGKVTLEEGCLSVPDEWEKVPRFEKVKVRYQDKTGQWHETETEGRLAHVFQHEIDHLNGHVFVDHLSSLKRSLIQERMKKLQKSLKRKKD